GCGTTCGCCGGCCCGGTCGCGATCTCGAAGCGGATGATCGGTCCCTTCGACCCGCAGACGGTCGCGCACTACGACCCGGACGCGTTCGTCGAGGTGGTGGCCGGTCCGCCGGCCGTGCACCGCTTCCCGACCGCGATGGCGGCCCGGATCCAGACGCTGGCCAAGCACCTGGACGACCAGTACTCGGGGAACGCGTCAGGCCTGTGGTCCGACGTGAAGTCCGGGGACGATCTGCTGGCCAGGCTGTCGGCGCTGCCGGGGTTCGGTGCGCAGAAGGCGAAGATCTTCGTCGCGCTGCTCGGCAAGCAGCTGAAGGTCCGGCCGCGCGGCTGGCGCGAGGCCTCCGAGCCGTACGGCGAGGACGGCGCGTTCAAGTCGGTCGCAGACGTGATCGACGTGGCGTCGCTGGTCAGAGTGCGGCAGTTCAAGCAGGAGCAGCAGATGGTTCGGCAGCGGGTGGTGGCGCGTCCACTGCGGCAGACCCGCAACGGGTGAGACGATCGACGCCGGCGGCCCCCCTGAAATGACGTCAGCGGGGGGTCGCGCGACGCTTGGGCTTGGTTCGCGGATTACAATGGACTGTTGCCGCCGCCTGACCAGCGAGCAG
This Kribbella sp. NBC_00482 DNA region includes the following protein-coding sequences:
- a CDS encoding HhH-GPD-type base excision DNA repair protein, with translation MTSTRSRKLCLAQQPDADEMLSRDPFALLVGMLLDQQIPMERAFAGPVAISKRMIGPFDPQTVAHYDPDAFVEVVAGPPAVHRFPTAMAARIQTLAKHLDDQYSGNASGLWSDVKSGDDLLARLSALPGFGAQKAKIFVALLGKQLKVRPRGWREASEPYGEDGAFKSVADVIDVASLVRVRQFKQEQQMVRQRVVARPLRQTRNG